In the genome of Arachis hypogaea cultivar Tifrunner chromosome 9, arahy.Tifrunner.gnm2.J5K5, whole genome shotgun sequence, the window GCAAAGCTAGTAACCCGTCTCGCTCTATCAAGGCCGTTGGGTTCAAAAGTCAAAATACTagtctattattattttatggaaAGTAACAGGTTAGTCtgcttaatttttttcaaaaaaataataaaattaattaaaaaataataataaaaaataattaaactataatatgattttttgttatttttttaatttttaactttaataaaattatttaaaataatgtctttcaataaaaatatttttattttaagaaataagttacataatttgaatatatatatatatatatagaaaatataagataaaataaataaaattaataattaaaaaaatatgtttaaaaattatataattaataatttttgtagTACTAATcactatattattttataaaaaaaactaaaataaaataatctttcATCCAATGGGCCTGCTCTGCTCTGCCAAAACCTGTGAGTGGCAGTGCAAGTTTGACAGATTTTTTATTTGGCAGATTTTATATCCTAATCCAATCTGCCTTTTTGGTAGGTTGGCTCGTCGAGTTCGACTCGTTTTGCCGCCATTCTttgcttcttatctttttttaatttagacaACTTACACCTTATCGATTGAAAAATGATAATTCGCTCTCctattcttcttttttgttgTACACATAAGCCTTTCTATCAAAATCTCTGAAAAAAAAGCGCAAAATGCTTACATGTGACGTTAACTTGTATGACCTAGTATTCACCTGTTCTATATGAATGATAACATTGAATTGAGACTGTTTATCTACCATCATCAAAATGATATTGCAGAGATTTCAATCAAATTATTATCATTCATGTAAATTATTATCATTCATGTAAGACTGATGAAGGTTAGATTATACAAATTATGTCacacataaatattttttgtcatcCTTTGCGTCACAGAAGAGTTTATGCATCTAATAAAAAAAGATAGAACCAACAAATTTTTTTACTCTACACAATGTTATAAAAgttaacaaacaaaaaaataattcatcAATTCATTTCCCCTTTAGACTAGCTACTAGCCCCTTTCACctaggaaataaaaaaaattattattacaaaagtaAATTTAGTTTAAATCATATTAaattaagaaacaaaataaaagaaacgtGTACAATAAAAACTCACATCTATAAATTACGGGTTAGAAAgtgaatattaaaaattatgaataaatcaAAGAGATGTGATGAGTAAGAAGGACACTGAAGGAGAAGGAATACTAAGAGAGTTGAGATTCCAAAAGTGAGAATCACAGTTTGATTTTGAAGGAGAATAGAGATGAAAACTAAAGCTTGCAAATTGATAGACATGCATGGATTCGATCATGGTGGCCACATTTTGCATAAAACACACAAACCTCAGCTATACCTTTCACAGTACCAGGAAGATACATACATAGATAGCCACAACCCAGGAGCAGTAGCGACGGAGAGGCGCAACGGCGGGATGCGAGCCTGCGAGGATGTGTGTGAGATTGCAATGGAACCGCGGAGGGGAGAGGTGCGACGATGCTGGGCGTTATGGGTCAGTGTGTGTGACGGAAAGAGTCAAAGGCAGTGACCTCATGGATGTAAGGGGTGGAGGCTGATGTGATCATGTGAATTGTGTAATGGATATGAGTAGGGATTATTTTTGCGTCATTCGGGTTACGAGAttggataattttttaattttgtttaggcCTAAAAAAACCGGGGTAGTCGTTGTAAAATGCGGTCAAAACTATagttaaataagtaattaattaaaggtttaattactctattggttcttatagtttcatcaaattttcaattaggtccttatactttttccttttaattggatccctatatgttaattttttttttcaatttagttctTGCTTTGACAAAATCGTTTGAGATAACGAAATATTCTGTTCAAAAATAGAATATTCTCCTAATTAGATTAGAATTACTAATTAAATCCACCCCATCTTTTTGAAATACCAAAACTAACCCTTAGCATTTTGTCCCAAAAATGAAGAACCCTAGCGTTCCCTCGCCGTGGATCGCCGCGCCGCACATCACGTCGTCGCACCATGCCTCGCTTGACCGCACCTCACGTTGCTACTCTGCTCTTCGGGTGTTGATGCTGATGGTAAAATCTTCAAGAAACGCCCTATTCTAATCTCAGGTTCAGTGGGGAGCTATGGAGCTTATTTGGCTGATGGGTCAAAGAACAGGTGAGATCTTCAAAGGATTAATATCAAGTATTTAAGAATTAGCTGTGATTGCTCTTTACTTGTGGTGTTTGTTATATTTCTTATCTTTTGTGTAGCCAGTTAATTGATCAACATAGTTAATGATATTCTAGATATGATGATATTCTAACTTTTCTTTTTCATCTTGGTGTCCCATTTTAATCTCTTGATTTTTGAGGAAGAATTGATTGACTGAGATTAGGAATAAGGAGAAGCTGAATGTTTTAGTTGTTTTTAGTTCCTGTCTCTCAAGCTGTGAATTCTTAAGTTGTGTGAATTTGTAGTTCAATTTTAGTTTTGCTTAATTGTTTGCAACTTCTGTTTGTTTCTCAAATTATATTCTAAATTTTGTTGATGGCTATGATTCATGGATTCTTCAAAATTAAGGATGTATTGTATCGCACTCGTAGCTTTCAAAGAGTATTTGAGCCAAGAGAATTGGAGTTCTTGATCCTTATATCAGGCAAGGCATATACAAGGAATGAAGTTCTGGATATGGTAATATATGTTTTCCTTGTTTAGTACTACTATCTTAACATATATGCATGCATTTATAGAGAAAGTAAACtgatatttatttgtttatttttgtcTGATAAACCCTTTTAGGAGAAGTTGATGCTGAACACATTGCACTTTAACATGTCTGTTCCAACAGCATATGTTTTCATTAGAAGGTTCCTAAAGGTAGCACAAGCAAACAGAAAGGTAGCAACATGCTTGATAAAATTCATAGTGAAAAACTCTCATTTCTCTTATTATGATGATGATCATTGATATGGTTAAAATTACTAACTTGTTAATTGATACTTACTTACTCTCACCATGGACAGCTTGAGCTACTAGCTTTCTTCTTGGTAGAGCTATCTCTAGTGGAGTATGAGATGCTTAAGTTCTCGCCATCTTTGCTAACTGCAGCTGTAGTCTATACAGCTCAATGCACCATCTTCGGCTTCAGACAGTAAGTAGAGCAAGACATGTGAATGGCATACCAATTGCACAGAAGAGCAACTATTGTAAGCACATATTCATTCATTCAATTCAAGTACTGAATTGAACTTAGTGCATCATGTACTAATGTAATTTCCTTCTGACGCGCAGAGAGTGCTCGAGTTTAATGGTTGGTTTCCACCAGAAGGCTGGGTCAGGAAAACTTATAGGGGTGCATCAGAAGTACTGTTCTTCAAAGCACAACTACACTGCAAAATGTGAAGCAACAAGTTTTCTTCTTGATAACTCATTGTTGTAGCAGACATATGTATAGCTAGCTATTAACAAAACAGCCACAACTACAAACTTGACTTTTACGTGGGTTGCATATTTCGGGAATCATAGATTTTATTTCTAGGATTATCCCCCTCTGATgatgctttttcttacttctaaA includes:
- the LOC114924449 gene encoding G2/mitotic-specific cyclin-1 — its product is MHGFDHGGHILHKTHKPQLYLSQYQEDTYIDSHNPGAVATERRNGGMRACEDVCEIAMEPRRGEDVLYRTRSFQRVFEPRELEFLILISGKAYTRNEVLDMEKLMLNTLHFNMSVPTAYVFIRRFLKVAQANRKLELLAFFLVELSLVEYEMLKFSPSLLTAAVVYTAQCTIFGFRQECSSLMVGFHQKAGSGKLIGVHQKYCSSKHNYTAKCEATSFLLDNSLL